In Harpia harpyja isolate bHarHar1 chromosome 12, bHarHar1 primary haplotype, whole genome shotgun sequence, a single window of DNA contains:
- the SEZ6 gene encoding LOW QUALITY PROTEIN: seizure protein 6 homolog (The sequence of the model RefSeq protein was modified relative to this genomic sequence to represent the inferred CDS: deleted 1 base in 1 codon) — MGSPPPALLLPLLAALLRVPAHGFNGLARKTGESAEAEGEPTALPTPAEREAEAHFVSTAPTLKLLNHHPLLEDLLHEAFLKKDYLGQAPFLPAGPGPLLPAGALQLAPGPPAPEPPPRTPALPRAAFPTDPLTTPAGRPGPWGEAWGAVPGADPSWSSAGVPESSPASPSWAPATPGTSLGPRAGAGVVPRDEEGTTTTSTITTTTVTTLQGPAPCNRTLAGPEGWLVSPELAAVPYDGSLDCTYTISVYPGYGVELKVQNISLAEGETLTVESTGGLEPTLLANESFLLRGQVIRSPANLLTLRFQSPRPPSPSSYCFRYQAYLLSCPFPARPAFGEVSVSSLHPGGDARFRCAAGYQLQGARRLTCRNATRPFWSAREPLCLAVCGGVVRNATVGRIVSPGFPGNYSNNLTCHWLLEAPAGHRLHLHFEKVSLAEDDDRLIIRNGNNVEAPPVYDSYEVEYLPIEGLLSTGRHFFVELTTDSSGAAAGMALRYEAFEQGHCYEPFVKYGNFTASTPGTPVGTTVEFSCDPGYTLEQGSTIIECVDPSDPQWNETEPACRAVCSGELTDTAGVVLSPNWPEAYGKGQDCIWGLHVEEDKRVMLDVRVLRLGTGDVLTFYDGDDLTARILGQYTGARGRFKLYASTADVTVQFQSDPGAGAFAYRQGFVIHFSEVPRNDTCPELPDIANGWKTSSQPELLHGTVVTYHCYPGFQLAGTDLLMCHWDLTWSGDLPSCERVTSCRDPGDAEHSRRVVSSPKFPVGATVQYVCDKGYILAGAGTLTCHDRAAGGPKWSDRLPKCIPETYEPCHNPGVPAGGRQSPERRLYPAGATLRFSCAAGRVLLGEGSLRCLPGHPSRWSGSPPICKAASYDEFYSNRNLDAVAKAVPSGTALEGTNVAIAVFLPMLVVALLIGGIYLYFSKLQGKPALQLPLAGSHPYDHITVESAFDNPTYETGETREYEVSI, encoded by the exons gctTCAACGGGCTGGCGAGGAAAACCGGGGAGAGCGCTGAGGCCGAGGGGGAGCCGACGGCCCTACCCACGCCGGCGGAGCGGGAGGCAGAGGCTCACTTCGTGAGCACGGCACCCACACTGAAGCTCCTCAACCATCACCCGCTGCTGGAGGACCTGCTGCACGAAGCCTTCCTGAAGAAGGACTACCTGGGCCAGGCGCCATTCCTGCCTGCTGGCCCCGGCCCCCTTCTGCCCGCCGGTGCCCTCCAGctggcccccggccccccggcccctgAACCCCCCCCGCgcacccctgccctgcccagggctgccttCCCCACCGACCCCCTGACCACGCCGGCAGGGCGCCCGGGGCCATGGGGGGAGGCGTGGGGGGCCGTGCCGGGTGCCGACCCCTCGTGGTCCTCCGCCGGGGTGCCGGAGTCGAGCCCCGCGTCCCCCAGCTGGGCACCCGCCACACCCGGCACATCCCTAGGaccccgcgccggggccggcgTGGTCCCCAGAGATGAGGAGGggaccaccaccacctccaccatcaccaccaccaccgtcACCACGCTGCAGGGACCAG CCCCCTGCAACCGAACACTGGCGGGTCCTGAGGGCTGGCTGGTGTCCCCGGAGCTGGCCGCTGTCCCCTACGATGGCAGCCTGGACTGCACCTACACCATCTCCGTCTACCCTGGCTACGGCGTGGAGCTCAAG GTACAGAACATCAGCCTGGCGGAGGGGGAGACGCTGACGGTGGAGAGCACGGGGGGCCTGGAGCCCACCCTCCTGGCCAACGAGTCCTTCCTGCTGCGGGGCCAGGTCATCCGCAGCCCGGCCAACCTCCTCACCCTCCGCTTCCAGAGCCCCCGGCCCCCCAGTCCCAGCTCCTACTGCTTCCGCTACCAAG CCTACCTGCTGAGCTGCCCCTTCCCGGCACGGCCGGCTTTCGGGGAGGTCTCGGTCAGCAGCCTGCACCCCGGCGGGGACGCCCGTTTCCGCTGCGCCGCCGGCTACCAGCTGCAGGGCGCCCGGCGGCTCACCTGCCGCAATGCCACCCGTCCCTTCTGGAGCGCCCGTGAGCCCCTCTGCCTCG CGGTGTGCGGCGGGGTGGTCCGGAATGCCACGGTGGGACGCATCGTCTCGCCCGGCTTCCCTGGGAACTACAGCAACAACTTGACGTGCCACTGGCTGCTGGAGGCGCCCGCCGGCCACCGCCTGCACCTCCACTTCGAGAAGGTCTCGCTGGCAGAGGATGACGACAG GCTCATCATCCGCAACGGCAACAACGTGGAGGCACCGCCGGTGTATGACTCTTACGAGGTGGAGTACCTGCCCATTGAGGGGCTGCTCAGCACCGGGCGTCACTTCTTCGTGGAGCTCACCACTGACAGCAGCGGGGCCGCTGCAGGCATGGCACTGCGCTACGAGG CCTTCGAGCAGGGGCATTGCTACGAGCCCTTCGTCAAGTACGGGAACTTCACGGCCAGT ACTCCCGGTACCCCCGTGGGCACCACGGTGGAGTTCAGCTGTGACCCCGGCTACACGCTGGAGCAGGGCTCCACCATCATTGAGTGCGTTGACCCCAGCGACCCGCAGTGGAACGAGACGGAGCCAGCGTGTCGCG CGGTGTGCAGCGGGGAGCTGACGGACACGGCCGGTGTGGTGCTGTCGCCCAACTGGCCGGAGGCGTACGGCAAGGGCCAGGACTGCATCTGGGGGCTGCACGTGGAGGAGGACAAGCGCGTCATGCTGGACGTCCGTGT GTTGCGGCTGGGCACGGGGGACGTGCTGACCTTCTACGATGGGGACGACCTGACGGCGCGCATCCTGGGCCAGTACACAGGTGCCCGTGGCCGCTTCAAGCTCTACGCCTCCACCGCTGACGTCACCGTCCAGTTCCAGTCCGACCCTGGTGCCGGCGCCTTTGCCTATCGGCAAGGCTTTGTCATCCACTTCTCCG AGGTCCCCCGTAACGACACCTGCCCCGAGCTGCCGGACATCGCCAACGGCTGGAAGACGTCCTCGCAGCCAGAACTGCTCCACGGCACCGTGGTCACCTACCATTGCTACCCCGGCTTCCAGCTGGCCGGCACCGACCTCTTGATGTGCCACTGGGACCTGACGTGGAGCGGCGACCTGCCCTCCTGTGAGCGGG TGACCTCCTGCCGGGACCCCGGGGATGCCGAGCACAGCCGCAGGGTGGTCTCCAGCCCTAAATTCCCAGTGGGAGCTACCGTGCAGTACGTCTGTGACAAGGGCTACATCCTGGCGGGCGCCGGGACCCTCACCTGCCACGACCGCGCCGCGGGGGGACCCAAGTGGAGCGACCGTCTCCCCAAGTGTATCC CGGAGACGTATGAGCCTTGCCACAACCCCGGCGTGCCGGCGGGCGGGCGACAGAGCCCCGAGCGGCGGCTGTACCCGGCGGGAGCCACCTTACGCTTCTCCTGTGCTGCCGGACGGGTGCTGCTGGGCGAGGGCAGCCTGCGCTGCCTGCCCGGGCACCCCTCGCGCTGGAGCGGCTCGCCTCCCATCTGCAAGGCGG CGTCCTACGATGAGTTTTACAGCAACCGCAACCTGGATG CTGTGGCCAAGGCCGTGCCCTCGGGGACGGCGCTGGAAGGCACCAACGTCGCCATCGCCGTCTTCCTGCCCATGCTGGTGGTGGCCCTGCTCATCGGGGGCATTTACCTCTACTTCTCCAA GCTCCAGGGAaaaccagccctgcagctgcccctTGCCGGCTCCCACCCTTACGACCACATCACGGTGGAGTCGGCTTTCGACAACCCCACCTACGAGACAGGA gagACGAGGGAATATGAGGTGTCCATCTAG